One Enterococcus silesiacus genomic window carries:
- a CDS encoding transcriptional regulator, with protein MAKYSLEFKLKIVQEHLEEKRGINCLAKKYGFNCNTQIRKWIHAYNELGEEGLLRSRKCRNYSVQFKLDAIELYLTTELSYQEVANLLKMNNPPLIANWLKTYRKLGIDGLSKQKGRPPTMSKKKRNEIQPLPSEQSQLDKLEKENRMLKIENAYLKELRRLRLEDEQKMNESRESFTASEDTFD; from the coding sequence ATGGCAAAATATAGTTTAGAATTCAAATTAAAAATTGTTCAAGAGCATCTTGAAGAAAAAAGAGGAATAAATTGCTTAGCAAAAAAATATGGATTTAATTGTAACACTCAAATAAGAAAGTGGATCCATGCGTATAATGAATTGGGTGAAGAAGGACTACTTCGTAGTCGGAAATGTAGGAATTACTCTGTTCAATTTAAGTTAGATGCGATAGAGTTGTATTTAACTACAGAGTTGTCCTATCAAGAAGTAGCCAATCTTCTCAAAATGAACAATCCACCATTGATTGCGAATTGGCTTAAAACCTATCGTAAGCTTGGTATAGATGGACTCTCTAAACAGAAAGGACGTCCACCTACAATGTCTAAGAAAAAACGAAATGAAATCCAGCCATTACCAAGTGAACAATCTCAATTAGATAAACTAGAAAAAGAAAATAGAATGTTAAAAATTGAGAACGCCTATTTAAAAGAATTGAGGAGGCTGCGTTTAGAGGACGAACAAAAAATGAACGAATCGCGCGAATCATTCACAGCCTCCGAGGATACTTTCGATTAA
- a CDS encoding transcriptional regulator — MDYEKLSLVLKAMADPKRMKIIDLLSYSSMCACDVLKHFDFTQPTLSHHMKVLESAGIVSVSKQSQWHHYTLREEFVKKFMSSMMHLLSDSEEDCLCQYTKETKGDSN; from the coding sequence ATGGATTACGAAAAACTTTCTTTAGTACTTAAAGCAATGGCTGATCCCAAACGAATGAAAATAATCGATTTGCTTTCGTATAGTAGTATGTGCGCCTGTGATGTATTGAAACATTTTGATTTTACACAGCCTACACTTTCTCATCATATGAAGGTTTTAGAAAGTGCCGGTATTGTTTCTGTCAGCAAACAAAGCCAGTGGCATCACTATACATTAAGAGAAGAGTTTGTAAAAAAATTTATGAGCTCTATGATGCATTTACTTTCTGATAGCGAAGAAGATTGTCTTTGCCAATACACTAAAGAGACAAAAGGAGATAGTAATTAA
- a CDS encoding ABC transporter, producing the protein MTYALEINDLKKVYGSGVEALKGIDLAVEEGDFYALLGPNGAGKSTTIGIITSLVNKTSGKVKVFGYDLDNDLVLAKQQIGLVPQEFNFNPFETVEQIVINQAGYYGVSKKEALKRSEKYLKQSDLWEKRNVRARMLSGGMKRRLMIARALMHEPRLLILDEPTAGVDIELRREMWDFLRELNAHGTTIILTTHYLEEAEMLCRNIGIIQSGQLIENTSMKTLLSKLQFETFIFDLAPFDKEPEIVGYKSIFEDEQTLAVEIERNQGLNGLFEQLTSQGIQVLSMRNKSNRLEELFLKITEEKHPVDASSASQALN; encoded by the coding sequence ATGACGTATGCACTCGAAATAAACGATTTAAAGAAAGTCTATGGAAGTGGAGTCGAAGCTCTTAAAGGCATCGATTTAGCTGTAGAAGAAGGCGATTTTTATGCACTTTTAGGCCCTAATGGCGCTGGTAAATCTACAACAATCGGCATCATTACGTCGCTTGTCAACAAAACCTCTGGAAAGGTAAAGGTTTTCGGTTATGACTTAGATAATGATTTAGTTCTTGCCAAACAACAGATCGGGCTCGTTCCACAAGAGTTTAATTTTAATCCTTTTGAAACGGTCGAGCAAATCGTTATTAACCAAGCTGGTTACTATGGTGTTTCAAAAAAAGAAGCACTCAAACGGAGCGAGAAGTATCTGAAGCAATCCGATTTATGGGAAAAACGAAATGTACGCGCTCGGATGCTTTCAGGCGGGATGAAACGTAGATTGATGATCGCGCGTGCGTTGATGCATGAGCCTCGTTTACTTATTTTAGATGAACCTACAGCTGGAGTCGATATTGAGCTAAGACGGGAAATGTGGGATTTTCTGAGAGAGTTGAATGCACATGGCACAACAATCATTCTAACAACCCACTACCTTGAAGAAGCCGAAATGCTTTGCCGCAATATCGGTATCATTCAGTCTGGTCAATTGATTGAAAATACTAGCATGAAAACTCTACTATCCAAATTACAGTTTGAAACCTTTATCTTTGATTTAGCTCCTTTTGATAAGGAACCCGAAATTGTAGGGTATAAAAGTATTTTTGAAGATGAGCAAACCCTTGCGGTGGAAATCGAACGGAATCAAGGATTGAACGGATTGTTTGAACAGCTTACAAGCCAAGGGATTCAGGTTCTTTCTATGCGTAATAAATCCAACCGATTAGAAGAACTATTTTTAAAAATCACAGAAGAAAAACATCCAGTGGATGCCAGTTCCGCTTCCCAAGCATTAAACTAG
- a CDS encoding tRNA pseudouridine synthase A (mediates pseudouridylation (positions 38, 39, 40) at the tRNA anticodon region which contributes to the structural stability) translates to MRNIKLTIEYDGTRYLGWQRLGDSDKTIQGKIENILTQMTRSKVEIVGSGRTDAGTHAKGQIANFKTDSKMALSEMIEFLNRYLPQDIVVKKLEEVPERFHARYNAKGKKYSYYIWNNMIPSAFERNYSFHYAEELDLELMNEACSKLTGTHDFIGFSSLKKTKKSTTRTINELSIQKDGNLIHFTFVGDGFLHKMVRILMGTLLEIGAGTLQLAAIDEVFESKIRSEAGITVPAQGLFLDEVYY, encoded by the coding sequence ATGAGAAACATTAAATTAACGATCGAGTATGATGGGACAAGGTATCTTGGCTGGCAAAGGCTTGGTGATTCGGATAAAACGATTCAAGGAAAAATTGAAAATATACTGACACAAATGACACGTTCAAAAGTTGAAATTGTTGGTTCTGGTCGAACGGACGCTGGAACCCATGCTAAGGGACAAATTGCGAATTTCAAAACAGATAGTAAAATGGCATTATCAGAGATGATTGAATTTTTAAATCGTTATCTTCCACAAGATATCGTTGTAAAAAAACTAGAAGAAGTACCTGAAAGATTTCATGCTCGTTATAATGCAAAAGGGAAGAAATATAGCTATTATATCTGGAACAATATGATTCCGTCTGCTTTTGAGCGTAATTATAGTTTCCACTATGCTGAAGAACTTGATTTGGAGTTAATGAATGAAGCCTGTAGTAAATTGACTGGAACCCATGATTTTATTGGTTTTTCTTCTCTTAAAAAGACGAAAAAATCAACAACTCGGACAATCAATGAATTATCGATTCAAAAAGACGGAAACCTCATTCACTTTACCTTTGTCGGTGATGGCTTCTTGCATAAAATGGTCAGAATCCTGATGGGTACACTCTTAGAGATCGGCGCAGGGACACTGCAATTAGCAGCTATCGATGAAGTATTTGAAAGTAAAATCAGGAGTGAGGCAGGAATCACCGTACCAGCACAGGGGCTGTTTCTAGATGAAGTTTATTATTGA
- a CDS encoding integrase, which translates to MYWQKRLNRTTSTQMIEEEIQAIRKEHQHYGYRRMTQELKRRGYQVNKKKVQRLIQKLQLQVKAFTKKSRKYNSYKGTVGKVAKNLIHRRFNTSVSHQKITTDTTEFKYYEADDAGILRQKKLYLDPFMDMYNSEILSYSLSTQPNGETVTAGLAEAISQTNDCPYRRTFHSDQGWAYQMNTYVQTLKDNRIFQSMSRKGTCLDNSPMENFFSILKQELYYGKIYRSQNELRRAIENYIYYYNNHRIKEKLNWKSPVEFRQFNQKTA; encoded by the coding sequence ATGTACTGGCAAAAACGCCTCAACAGAACAACTTCAACACAAATGATTGAAGAAGAAATTCAAGCGATTCGTAAAGAACATCAACATTATGGCTATAGAAGAATGACACAAGAATTAAAACGACGTGGATACCAAGTAAATAAAAAGAAAGTACAGCGATTAATTCAAAAGCTACAGTTACAAGTCAAAGCATTTACCAAGAAATCTAGGAAATATAATTCATATAAAGGAACCGTTGGGAAAGTAGCTAAAAACTTGATTCATCGAAGATTCAACACTTCGGTCTCTCATCAAAAAATCACGACGGATACAACTGAATTTAAATACTATGAAGCAGATGACGCGGGCATTCTTCGACAGAAAAAACTATATTTAGATCCGTTTATGGATATGTATAACAGTGAAATTCTAAGCTACAGCCTTTCTACTCAACCAAACGGTGAAACAGTTACGGCAGGGTTAGCAGAAGCAATTTCTCAAACAAATGATTGTCCCTATCGCCGCACCTTCCACTCTGATCAAGGCTGGGCTTATCAAATGAACACCTATGTACAAACATTAAAGGACAACCGTATCTTTCAAAGTATGTCTCGGAAAGGAACCTGTTTAGATAATTCTCCTATGGAGAATTTCTTCAGTATTCTAAAGCAAGAATTGTATTATGGCAAAATCTATCGGAGTCAAAATGAGTTAAGACGAGCAATTGAAAACTATATTTATTATTATAATAATCATCGAATCAAAGAAAAACTTAACTGGAAAAGTCCAGTAGAGTTTCGACAGTTCAATCAAAAAACTGCATAA